A genome region from Syntrophaceae bacterium includes the following:
- the murG gene encoding undecaprenyldiphospho-muramoylpentapeptide beta-N-acetylglucosaminyltransferase translates to MRIVIAGGGTGGHLFPGVAIAEEFRRRDAATDVLFIGTRRGLEARVLPQIGFPLAVLDVEGVKGRGIGRSLAALAKVPRSLLESRRILRGFAPNVVIGVGGYASGPAVLAARCMGLPTAIAEQNAVPGETNRILGKFVDRVFVSFPETARWFRPGRVRVTGNPIRAAIAAGRRRARKPGEPFTVLVFGGSQGAHRINRAVLEALPHLADMQERLRIIHQTGKDDLEIVQQGYRDRSMRAEVLPFITDMASAYGEADLLICRAGATSIAEITACGKAAVFIPFPHAVNDHQTKNAELLVNRGAAEMIPEKDLSGERLSGIIRRLAGDPAALEEMGRRAAELGNIRAAADIVDECIALVQGTQSQE, encoded by the coding sequence GTGCGAATCGTGATCGCGGGAGGCGGGACGGGGGGTCACCTCTTTCCCGGGGTGGCCATCGCCGAGGAGTTCCGCCGGCGCGACGCGGCAACGGATGTTCTTTTCATCGGGACCCGCCGGGGGCTGGAGGCCCGGGTGCTGCCGCAGATCGGCTTCCCGCTCGCCGTGCTCGACGTGGAAGGCGTCAAGGGGCGGGGCATCGGGCGGTCGCTGGCGGCGCTGGCGAAGGTCCCGCGGAGCCTGCTGGAATCGAGGCGGATCCTCCGCGGGTTCGCCCCGAACGTCGTGATCGGCGTCGGGGGCTATGCCTCGGGGCCCGCCGTGCTGGCGGCCCGCTGCATGGGCCTGCCCACGGCGATCGCCGAGCAGAACGCCGTCCCCGGCGAGACGAACCGGATCCTCGGGAAATTCGTGGACCGCGTGTTCGTCAGCTTCCCCGAGACGGCGCGGTGGTTCCGCCCCGGGCGGGTGCGGGTAACGGGAAACCCGATCCGGGCGGCCATCGCCGCGGGCAGGCGGCGGGCCCGGAAGCCGGGCGAGCCGTTCACGGTCCTCGTCTTCGGGGGAAGCCAGGGCGCGCACCGGATCAACCGGGCCGTCCTGGAGGCGCTGCCGCACCTGGCGGACATGCAGGAGAGGCTCCGGATCATCCACCAGACGGGGAAGGACGACCTCGAGATTGTGCAACAAGGCTACCGCGACCGGTCGATGAGGGCGGAGGTGCTGCCCTTCATCACGGACATGGCCTCGGCCTACGGGGAGGCCGACCTGCTCATCTGCCGGGCGGGGGCCACGTCGATCGCGGAGATCACGGCATGCGGCAAGGCGGCGGTTTTCATCCCCTTCCCCCATGCCGTGAACGACCACCAGACGAAGAACGCCGAACTCCTTGTCAACAGGGGCGCAGCCGAAATGATCCCCGAGAAGGACCTCTCGGGCGAACGCCTCTCGGGGATCATCCGGCGGCTGGCCGGCGACCCGGCGGCCCTCGAGGAGATGGGGCGCAGGGCCGCGGAGCTCGGCAACATCCGGGCGGCGGCGGACATCGTGGATGAATGCATCGCGTTGGTGCAGGGCACCCAGTCACAGGAATGA
- the ftsW gene encoding putative lipid II flippase FtsW — MADTPARGRRPDFILFFVVLTLIAFGTVMIYSSSYMLALQKYGDGYFFLKKHLLFLVIGIALMVALTRTPYTWLRGAAYAGMGVSLVLLAMIFVPGIGVTKGGARRWLNLGVFTFQAAELVKLLVVVFLAHYLTRKSAHIQEFRKGFLLPLLVVLLPVGLIVKQPDFGSAVLIMAVALSVLYIAGARIRYLAGSLLAFVPLAVTLVMMKGYRMDRWNTFLDPWKDPQHKGFQIIQSFLSFGSGGPFGVGLGDGMQKLFYLPEPHTDFILSIIAEESGFIGICAVIVLFGLLIVRGFVIAFRVQDGFGSLLASGITTLLALEAFINIAGVMGLIPTKGMALPFLSYGGTSLIVSCMAVGILLNLSTYQKSTPRGTGLCES, encoded by the coding sequence ATGGCCGACACGCCGGCAAGGGGCAGACGGCCCGACTTCATCCTGTTTTTCGTCGTGCTGACGCTCATCGCCTTCGGCACCGTGATGATCTACAGCTCGAGCTACATGCTCGCCCTGCAGAAATACGGCGACGGGTACTTCTTCCTCAAGAAGCACCTGCTCTTCCTCGTGATCGGGATCGCGCTCATGGTCGCGCTCACGCGGACGCCCTACACGTGGCTGCGGGGCGCGGCCTACGCGGGGATGGGCGTCTCGCTGGTGCTCCTGGCGATGATCTTCGTCCCCGGCATCGGCGTCACGAAGGGCGGGGCACGGCGGTGGCTCAACCTCGGCGTCTTCACGTTCCAGGCGGCCGAGCTCGTGAAGCTCCTCGTCGTCGTGTTCCTGGCCCATTACCTGACGCGCAAATCGGCCCACATCCAGGAGTTCCGCAAGGGGTTCCTCCTGCCGCTGCTCGTCGTGCTCCTCCCCGTGGGACTCATCGTGAAACAGCCCGACTTCGGGTCGGCCGTGCTGATCATGGCGGTGGCCTTGAGCGTCCTGTACATCGCGGGGGCGCGCATCCGCTACCTCGCCGGCTCGCTGCTGGCCTTTGTCCCCCTCGCGGTGACCCTGGTCATGATGAAGGGGTACCGGATGGACCGCTGGAACACCTTCCTCGACCCCTGGAAGGACCCGCAGCACAAGGGGTTCCAGATCATCCAGTCGTTTCTGTCCTTCGGCTCCGGCGGCCCCTTCGGCGTGGGGCTCGGCGACGGGATGCAGAAGCTCTTCTACCTGCCCGAGCCGCACACGGACTTCATCCTCTCCATCATCGCCGAGGAGAGCGGGTTCATCGGCATCTGCGCGGTCATCGTACTCTTCGGGCTGCTGATCGTCCGGGGGTTCGTGATCGCCTTCCGCGTCCAGGACGGCTTCGGAAGCCTCCTGGCGTCGGGGATCACGACCCTGCTGGCCCTCGAGGCCTTCATCAACATCGCCGGCGTCATGGGTCTCATCCCCACGAAGGGGATGGCCCTGCCCTTCCTGTCCTACGGGGGCACGTCGCTGATCGTGAGCTGCATGGCCGTTGGAATTTTGCTGAACCTGTCGACGTACCAGAAGTCGACGCCCAGGGGGACCGGGCTGTGCGAATCGTGA
- the murD gene encoding UDP-N-acetylmuramoyl-L-alanine--D-glutamate ligase, with protein sequence MELKGKNILVIGLGKTGIAAARFAAGRGASVTATDDKPEAELREALGALEGLPLKVITGGADAAVVAGQDLVVPSPGVPPFNPLIREAERRGIPVVSETELAFRFLRVPVIAITGTNGKTTVTALIGHILAEAGKRAFVGGNIGNPLIGYVGGPQDDEWAVLELSSFQLQRIETFRARVAVLLNTAPDHLDYHADYDEYRRAKERIFENQQPQDLAVLNADEPGSAALARRLAAKVAFFSSTAVPDEGMGLRGGSIVYRTAGREVETYPLSMVRLPGRHNLENVMAAVMAARWAGCAPGAIAQAVGSFRGLAHRIEFAGERGGVAFYDDSKGTNVSAVARALEAFERPVILLLGGRDKNGDFETLEPLIRRRVKALVLFGEAREAIGARIGGLVPTRAAATMAEAVRAAYADAAPGDVVLLSPGCASFDEFRSYAHRGEVFKDVVNRLNDRKTATGGH encoded by the coding sequence GTGGAGCTCAAGGGCAAGAACATTCTCGTCATCGGCCTCGGGAAAACGGGGATCGCGGCGGCGCGCTTCGCGGCCGGGCGCGGCGCCTCCGTGACCGCGACCGACGACAAGCCCGAAGCGGAGCTCCGGGAGGCCCTCGGGGCCCTCGAGGGCCTGCCGCTGAAGGTCATCACGGGCGGCGCGGATGCAGCCGTCGTCGCAGGCCAGGACCTCGTCGTGCCCTCGCCCGGGGTGCCGCCCTTCAACCCCCTGATCCGCGAGGCGGAGCGGCGGGGAATCCCCGTCGTGAGCGAGACCGAGCTGGCCTTCCGGTTCCTCCGGGTGCCCGTGATCGCCATCACCGGCACCAACGGCAAGACGACGGTGACGGCCCTCATCGGCCACATCCTCGCAGAAGCCGGCAAACGGGCCTTCGTGGGGGGCAACATCGGCAACCCCCTGATCGGCTACGTCGGGGGGCCGCAGGACGACGAGTGGGCCGTCCTCGAGCTGAGCAGCTTCCAGCTGCAGCGCATCGAGACGTTCCGGGCGCGGGTGGCGGTGCTGCTCAATACCGCGCCCGACCACCTGGACTACCACGCCGACTACGACGAGTACCGGCGTGCCAAGGAGCGGATCTTCGAGAACCAGCAGCCGCAAGACCTGGCCGTCCTCAACGCCGACGAGCCCGGGTCGGCGGCGCTCGCCCGGAGGCTCGCCGCGAAGGTGGCGTTCTTCAGCTCCACGGCCGTGCCCGACGAGGGAATGGGCCTGCGGGGCGGTTCAATCGTGTACCGCACGGCCGGCCGGGAGGTCGAAACCTACCCCCTGTCCATGGTCCGGCTCCCCGGGCGGCACAACCTCGAGAACGTGATGGCCGCCGTGATGGCCGCCCGCTGGGCCGGCTGCGCGCCCGGCGCGATCGCCCAGGCCGTGGGCAGCTTCAGGGGGCTCGCCCACCGGATCGAGTTCGCCGGGGAGCGGGGCGGGGTGGCCTTCTACGACGACTCGAAGGGGACGAACGTCAGCGCCGTGGCCAGGGCCCTGGAGGCGTTCGAGAGGCCCGTGATCCTGCTGCTGGGCGGGCGCGACAAGAACGGGGACTTCGAGACCCTCGAGCCGCTGATCCGCCGGCGCGTCAAGGCCCTGGTCCTCTTCGGCGAGGCCCGCGAGGCCATCGGCGCACGGATCGGGGGCCTCGTGCCGACGCGGGCGGCCGCCACGATGGCCGAGGCCGTCCGGGCCGCTTACGCCGACGCCGCTCCGGGCGACGTGGTGCTGCTTTCGCCGGGCTGCGCGAGCTTCGACGAGTTTCGCAGCTACGCCCACCGGGGCGAGGTATTCAAGGACGTCGTAAACCGGCTCAACGACCGGAAAACGGCAACAGGGGGGCATTGA
- a CDS encoding phospho-N-acetylmuramoyl-pentapeptide-transferase, whose product MIYHLLYPLHETISYFNVFRYITFRTIYATITALVICFVVGPWLIRKLEALQIGQTIREDGPGSHQAKSGTPTMGGIMIIFSVVVSTLLWANLTNDYIWMLIAVTAGFGLIGFLDDFRKLTKRNSKGIPGWVRLALEFAIALFIGVILYIKPTFSQAITIPFFKTMLPDLGWGYILFTTFVIVGAANAVNLTDGLDGLALGPALICFITYLLFAYFAGNARISGYLQIPYVPGTGELSIFCGAMVGACLGFLWYNTYPAQIFMGDVGSLSLGGALGTLAIVTKQELLLAIVGGVFVLETVSVICQVGWFKISNGKRIFRMAPIHHHFELKGWAEPKVIVRFWIISIILALVAISTLKLR is encoded by the coding sequence TTGATCTATCACCTGCTGTACCCGCTCCACGAGACCATCTCGTACTTCAACGTGTTCCGGTACATCACGTTCCGGACGATCTACGCGACGATCACGGCCCTGGTGATCTGCTTCGTCGTCGGCCCCTGGCTCATCCGCAAGCTCGAGGCGCTGCAGATCGGGCAGACCATCCGCGAGGACGGTCCCGGCTCGCACCAGGCCAAGTCGGGAACGCCCACCATGGGCGGCATCATGATCATCTTCTCCGTGGTCGTCTCGACGCTGCTGTGGGCCAACCTGACCAACGACTACATCTGGATGCTCATCGCCGTCACCGCCGGGTTCGGCCTCATCGGCTTCCTCGACGACTTCCGCAAGCTCACGAAGCGCAACAGCAAGGGGATCCCGGGATGGGTCCGGCTCGCCCTGGAATTCGCCATCGCCCTGTTCATCGGGGTCATCCTCTACATCAAGCCCACCTTCAGCCAGGCGATCACGATCCCCTTCTTCAAGACCATGCTGCCGGACCTGGGCTGGGGGTATATCCTGTTCACGACCTTCGTGATCGTGGGGGCCGCCAACGCCGTGAACCTCACCGACGGCCTGGACGGCCTCGCCCTCGGGCCGGCGCTGATCTGCTTCATCACGTACCTGCTCTTCGCCTACTTCGCGGGAAACGCGCGCATCTCCGGGTACCTCCAGATCCCGTACGTGCCGGGGACGGGCGAGCTGTCGATCTTCTGCGGGGCCATGGTGGGGGCCTGCCTGGGCTTTCTCTGGTACAACACCTACCCCGCGCAGATCTTCATGGGCGACGTGGGTTCGCTGTCTCTGGGCGGGGCCCTGGGGACGCTGGCCATCGTGACCAAGCAGGAGCTGCTCCTGGCCATCGTCGGCGGGGTCTTCGTGCTGGAGACCGTGTCGGTCATCTGCCAGGTGGGCTGGTTCAAGATCTCCAACGGCAAGCGGATCTTCCGCATGGCCCCCATCCACCACCACTTCGAGCTGAAGGGCTGGGCGGAGCCAAAGGTGATCGTGCGGTTCTGGATCATCTCGATCATCCTGGCCCTCGTGGCCATCAGCACGCTGAAGCTGAGGTGA
- a CDS encoding UDP-N-acetylmuramoyl-tripeptide--D-alanyl-D-alanine ligase, producing MTRMQGPRFALQDVLTATGGTLVRQGRSDAFDGVSTDTRTLAAGSLFVPLAGPRFDGHDFLGQAAAAGAAGVLVERGREGLLRGIDGSTAAVAVENTLRALGDLARFWRSRFDIPVVAVTGSTGKTTTKEMAAAIMGQEKNLLKSEGNLNNLVGLPLTILRMNETHEAAVLEMGTNRRGEIARLTEIAAPTVGVVTNVGPAHLEGLRSLETIREEKGDLYRVMDGRGTAVINLDDGSLAPWAQRWKGRMITFGIDTDADVTASRIAHEAERGTVFTLLIDGASREILLPVLGFHNVSNALAAAAAAKGAGFGFDAICRGLMAFRPVGGRMEVWRLKNGALLIDDTYNANPASVAAALRTLQGLKGECTSTVILGDMLELGDEAERYHEEIGRALADTGVGKAYLRGDFARATAKGAVKRGMRSDRVIVDLSTEETVAHLKACLKAGDWVLVKGSRKMRMEEIVRAIVDTIGVAK from the coding sequence GTGACGCGGATGCAGGGCCCCCGATTCGCGCTGCAGGACGTGCTGACGGCCACGGGGGGCACCCTCGTGCGGCAGGGGCGGTCGGACGCGTTCGACGGGGTCTCGACGGACACGAGGACCCTGGCGGCCGGAAGCCTCTTCGTGCCCCTGGCGGGCCCCCGCTTCGACGGGCACGACTTCCTCGGCCAGGCCGCGGCCGCGGGCGCCGCGGGGGTGCTCGTGGAGCGGGGCCGGGAAGGCCTCCTGCGCGGCATCGACGGTTCGACGGCGGCCGTCGCCGTCGAGAACACGCTCAGGGCCCTGGGGGACCTGGCCCGCTTCTGGCGCAGCCGCTTCGACATCCCCGTCGTGGCCGTCACCGGGAGCACGGGGAAGACGACGACCAAGGAGATGGCCGCGGCCATCATGGGACAGGAGAAGAACCTGCTCAAGAGCGAGGGCAACCTCAACAACCTCGTGGGGCTCCCGCTGACGATCCTCCGGATGAACGAAACCCACGAGGCCGCCGTCCTCGAGATGGGGACGAACCGCCGCGGCGAGATCGCCCGCCTCACGGAGATCGCGGCACCCACCGTGGGCGTCGTCACCAACGTGGGCCCCGCCCACCTCGAGGGGCTCCGGTCCCTCGAGACGATCCGGGAGGAGAAGGGGGACCTCTACCGAGTCATGGACGGCCGGGGCACGGCGGTGATCAACCTCGACGACGGGTCGCTGGCCCCCTGGGCGCAGCGGTGGAAGGGCCGGATGATCACCTTCGGGATCGACACGGACGCCGACGTGACGGCCTCCCGCATCGCCCACGAGGCCGAGCGGGGCACCGTGTTCACGCTGCTCATTGACGGGGCCTCGCGGGAGATCCTGCTGCCCGTGCTGGGGTTCCACAACGTCTCGAACGCCCTGGCCGCGGCGGCCGCGGCGAAGGGCGCCGGCTTCGGGTTCGACGCGATCTGCCGGGGGCTCATGGCCTTCCGGCCCGTGGGCGGGCGCATGGAGGTCTGGCGGCTGAAAAACGGCGCCTTGCTCATCGACGACACGTACAACGCCAACCCCGCCTCGGTGGCGGCGGCGCTCAGGACGCTGCAGGGCCTCAAGGGGGAGTGCACGAGCACGGTGATCCTGGGGGACATGCTGGAGCTGGGCGACGAGGCGGAGCGGTACCACGAGGAGATCGGCCGGGCACTGGCCGATACCGGCGTCGGCAAGGCCTACCTCCGGGGGGATTTCGCCCGGGCGACGGCGAAGGGGGCCGTGAAGCGCGGGATGCGGAGCGACAGGGTGATCGTCGACCTCTCCACCGAGGAGACGGTGGCCCATCTGAAGGCCTGCCTCAAGGCGGGCGACTGGGTCCTCGTCAAGGGCTCGAGGAAGATGAGGATGGAAGAGATCGTCCGGGCGATCGTGGACACGATCGGGGTTGCAAAGTGA
- a CDS encoding UDP-N-acetylmuramoyl-L-alanyl-D-glutamate--2,6-diaminopimelate ligase, translated as MDLLDLLENVDVLEVHGTRAREIEGICYDSRRCGEGFLFVAVRGARYDGHLFVPEAVRRGAKAVVYDREIARHAGYTAIRVRDSRRALGLLGRNFFGNPSGALGLIGVTGTNGKTTVTYLLESVLREAGHEPGVIGTVNYRWGSTVTAASHTTPESFELQRLLAEIRSAGVTHVVMEVSSHALELRRVDDCAFDCGIFMNLTRDHLDFHGSMEDYFASKKRFFTELLAGEKNGRRQGRIINLDDPWGRRLADEIGAKGLTTFGIDSIAFVQARDVEYDLGETRAEIETPSGSFPIRAPFIGPFNLSNILAAVAAACHLGIPLSAIQRGIESAKAVPGRLEKISEPGEPFVFVDYAHTEDALRRVIRTLARFRRGRLITVFGCGGDRDRGKRPLMGRAAAEESDLAVITSDNPRSEDPLAIIAEIEGGIDAAVMQKTDPAGLRAGRKRYAVVEDRREAIGLAVGIAEPDDIVLIAGKGHEDYQILGTRTIPFDDRTVAREALDRKRGRTP; from the coding sequence GTGGACTTGCTTGACCTTCTCGAGAATGTCGACGTCCTGGAGGTTCACGGGACGAGGGCGCGGGAGATCGAGGGCATCTGCTACGACTCGCGCCGCTGCGGGGAGGGCTTCCTGTTCGTCGCCGTCCGGGGGGCCAGGTACGACGGGCACCTCTTCGTGCCCGAGGCCGTGCGCCGCGGGGCGAAGGCCGTCGTTTACGACCGGGAGATCGCCCGGCACGCCGGCTACACCGCCATCCGGGTCCGCGACAGCCGCCGTGCCCTGGGGTTGCTGGGCCGGAACTTCTTCGGAAACCCCTCGGGCGCCCTCGGTCTCATCGGGGTGACGGGCACCAACGGGAAGACGACCGTCACCTACCTCCTCGAATCCGTTTTGCGGGAGGCGGGCCACGAGCCCGGCGTCATCGGCACGGTGAACTACCGCTGGGGCTCGACCGTGACGGCCGCCTCGCACACGACCCCCGAGTCCTTCGAACTGCAGCGCCTGCTGGCCGAGATCCGCAGCGCCGGCGTCACCCACGTCGTCATGGAGGTCTCCTCCCACGCGCTGGAGCTCAGGAGGGTGGACGATTGCGCATTCGACTGCGGGATCTTCATGAACCTCACGCGGGACCATCTCGACTTCCACGGCTCCATGGAGGATTACTTCGCCTCCAAGAAGCGCTTCTTCACGGAGCTGCTGGCGGGGGAGAAGAACGGACGCCGGCAGGGCCGGATCATCAACCTCGACGACCCCTGGGGCCGGAGGCTCGCCGACGAGATCGGGGCCAAGGGCCTCACGACCTTCGGCATCGACTCGATCGCCTTCGTCCAGGCCCGGGACGTGGAGTACGACCTCGGCGAGACCCGGGCCGAGATCGAGACCCCCTCGGGCTCCTTCCCGATCCGGGCGCCCTTCATCGGCCCGTTCAACCTCTCCAACATCCTGGCCGCCGTTGCGGCGGCCTGTCACCTCGGGATCCCCCTCTCGGCGATCCAGCGGGGCATCGAGAGCGCAAAGGCCGTCCCCGGGCGGCTCGAGAAGATCAGCGAACCGGGCGAGCCCTTCGTCTTCGTCGACTACGCCCACACGGAGGACGCCCTGCGGCGGGTCATCCGGACCCTCGCCCGCTTCCGCAGGGGCCGGTTGATCACGGTCTTCGGCTGCGGCGGGGACCGCGACCGGGGGAAGCGCCCGCTCATGGGCCGGGCGGCCGCGGAGGAAAGCGACCTGGCCGTGATCACGTCCGACAACCCCCGCTCCGAGGACCCGCTGGCGATCATCGCCGAGATCGAAGGCGGGATCGACGCCGCCGTCATGCAAAAGACCGACCCCGCGGGGCTCCGAGCCGGCCGCAAGCGCTACGCCGTGGTGGAGGACCGGCGGGAGGCCATCGGCCTGGCCGTGGGGATCGCAGAGCCGGACGACATCGTCCTCATCGCCGGCAAGGGCCACGAGGACTACCAGATCCTCGGGACGCGGACGATCCCCTTCGACGACCGGACGGTGGCCCGCGAGGCCCTGGACCGAAAGAGAGGGCGAACGCCGTGA
- a CDS encoding transpeptidase family protein, giving the protein MNGKSRKWFRFRIATMLALFAVLFCALVFRAFHLQIMTGKTYKTLAERQHKKALQLYPERGIIYDRNGEKLAASILADSVFADPSKIEDIDEAAAQLAAVTGQPKKAIAQQLAKSKNFCWVARMITPAQAEQVKNLKMEGVYLIQEPKRFYPNRELAGQVLGFVGVDSNGLEGLEMRYDGYLRGEPEKILWGRDARGKKLYMPERSAAGKKDEQLSLVLTLDSRIQHAVESNLKEAVLRTRARGGFIIVMDPRTGEILAMANNPAFNPNAYAGASADQKRNRAITDCFDPGSTFKPFLVAAALEEGVVKESDRFYCENGAYRVANATFHEANRKRHGVLTVREILKYSSNIGSVKISEKLGREKFHRYIRDFGFGQKTNIELPGEIPGLLRPWQNWTQVDTSTIAFGQGISVTAIQLVTALSAIANDGVLMQPHIVKKFVDANGETVREFTPTPVRRVISAETARRMTAMLTNVVGEQGGTGKNAALVNVDVAGKTGTAQKFDFALKRFSSERVRTSFMGFFPAENPRFVMLVSIDEPQLHKWGGEAAAPVFRSISQQLIRCFEPDIGETPPVQEKEIDTGARIRLVSAPAAVPADGAAAYEEAVMPDFRGMTVRQAVRTAQEKGLEITVTGSGWAVSQKPAPGSPLKGHRSCTVAFSTGD; this is encoded by the coding sequence ATGAACGGCAAGTCCAGAAAATGGTTCCGCTTCCGGATCGCCACGATGCTGGCGCTGTTCGCGGTGCTGTTCTGCGCCCTGGTCTTCCGCGCCTTTCACCTGCAGATCATGACGGGGAAGACCTACAAGACCCTTGCCGAGAGGCAGCACAAGAAGGCCCTGCAGCTCTACCCCGAGCGCGGCATCATCTACGACCGCAACGGCGAGAAGCTCGCCGCGAGCATCCTCGCCGACTCCGTCTTCGCCGACCCGTCCAAGATCGAAGACATCGACGAGGCGGCCGCGCAGCTCGCCGCCGTGACGGGCCAGCCGAAAAAGGCGATCGCGCAGCAGCTCGCCAAGTCGAAGAACTTCTGCTGGGTGGCCCGCATGATCACCCCCGCCCAGGCCGAGCAGGTCAAGAACCTCAAGATGGAGGGGGTCTACCTGATCCAGGAGCCCAAGCGCTTCTACCCGAACCGGGAGCTGGCCGGCCAGGTCCTCGGCTTTGTCGGCGTGGACTCCAACGGCCTCGAGGGCCTCGAGATGCGCTACGACGGCTACCTGCGGGGCGAGCCGGAAAAGATCCTCTGGGGCCGCGACGCCCGGGGCAAGAAGCTCTACATGCCCGAGCGATCCGCGGCGGGCAAGAAGGACGAGCAGCTGAGCCTCGTCCTGACCCTCGACAGCCGCATCCAGCACGCCGTGGAGTCGAACCTGAAGGAGGCCGTGCTGCGGACGCGCGCCCGGGGCGGCTTCATCATCGTCATGGACCCGCGGACGGGGGAGATCCTCGCTATGGCGAACAACCCGGCGTTCAACCCGAACGCCTACGCGGGCGCCTCGGCCGATCAAAAGCGCAACAGGGCCATCACGGACTGCTTCGACCCCGGCTCCACCTTCAAGCCCTTCCTCGTGGCCGCCGCCCTCGAGGAGGGCGTCGTGAAGGAGTCGGACCGGTTCTACTGCGAAAACGGCGCCTACCGCGTGGCCAACGCGACCTTCCACGAGGCCAACCGCAAGCGGCACGGCGTGCTCACGGTGCGCGAGATCCTGAAGTACTCGAGCAACATCGGCTCCGTGAAGATCTCCGAGAAGCTGGGCCGCGAGAAGTTCCACCGCTACATCCGGGATTTCGGGTTCGGGCAGAAGACGAACATCGAGCTGCCCGGCGAGATCCCGGGCCTGCTGCGTCCCTGGCAGAACTGGACGCAGGTCGACACCTCCACCATCGCCTTCGGCCAGGGCATCTCCGTGACGGCCATCCAGCTCGTCACGGCCCTGTCGGCGATCGCCAACGACGGCGTCCTCATGCAGCCCCACATCGTGAAGAAGTTCGTCGACGCCAACGGCGAGACGGTGAGGGAGTTCACCCCCACGCCCGTGCGCAGGGTCATCTCCGCGGAGACGGCCCGCCGGATGACGGCCATGCTGACCAACGTCGTGGGCGAACAGGGCGGCACCGGCAAGAACGCGGCCCTCGTCAACGTGGACGTGGCCGGCAAGACCGGCACGGCCCAGAAGTTCGACTTCGCGCTCAAGCGCTTCTCCAGCGAGCGGGTGCGGACCTCCTTCATGGGGTTCTTCCCCGCCGAGAACCCGCGCTTCGTCATGCTCGTCTCCATCGACGAGCCGCAGCTGCACAAGTGGGGCGGCGAGGCGGCCGCGCCCGTCTTCCGGTCCATCTCCCAGCAGCTCATCCGCTGCTTCGAGCCCGACATCGGGGAGACGCCCCCCGTGCAGGAAAAGGAGATCGACACGGGCGCCAGGATCCGGCTCGTGTCGGCACCGGCGGCGGTCCCGGCCGACGGCGCCGCCGCGTACGAAGAGGCCGTCATGCCCGATTTCCGGGGGATGACGGTCCGGCAGGCCGTGCGGACGGCCCAGGAAAAGGGGCTGGAGATCACCGTCACGGGCAGCGGCTGGGCCGTCAGCCAGAAACCGGCGCCGGGCAGCCCGCTCAAGGGACACCGGTCGTGCACCGTGGCCTTCAGCACGGGGGATTGA
- the ftsL gene encoding cell division protein FtsL: MPVAKVARPRAAMDVRQSTGLRVSTLILSLLVLVAVALVYVWSHLHNTQLKYQIAEEMTVRENLLEENRRLKVEIATLKSPQRIEAIAREKLKLQYPEREQVVLIK; encoded by the coding sequence ATGCCGGTTGCGAAGGTGGCACGGCCCCGGGCGGCGATGGATGTGCGGCAGAGCACGGGCCTGCGTGTCTCGACGCTCATCCTGTCGCTGCTCGTCCTGGTGGCCGTGGCGCTCGTCTACGTCTGGTCGCATCTGCACAACACGCAGCTCAAGTACCAGATCGCCGAGGAGATGACCGTCCGGGAGAATCTGCTGGAGGAGAACCGGAGGCTGAAGGTCGAGATCGCCACGTTGAAGTCGCCCCAGCGGATCGAGGCCATCGCCCGGGAGAAGCTCAAGCTCCAGTACCCCGAGCGGGAGCAGGTGGTCCTGATCAAATGA